In a single window of the Bacillus mycoides genome:
- the phnC gene encoding phosphonate ABC transporter ATP-binding protein: MIEFRNVSKVYPNGTKGLNNINLKIQKGEFVVMVGLSGAGKSTLLRSVNRLHEITEGEIIIEGESITAAKGKGLRRMRRDIGMIFQSFNLVKRSTVLKNVLAGRVGYHSTLRTTLGLFPKEDVELAFQALNRVNISEKAYARADELSGGQQQRVSIARALAQEAKIILADEPVASLDPLTTKQVMDDLKKINEDFGITTIVNLHSIDLARQYATRIIGLHAGEIVFDGLVEEATDEKFAEIYGDVAQKSALLEVAAK; this comes from the coding sequence GTGATAGAGTTTCGAAATGTTTCCAAAGTGTATCCGAATGGTACAAAAGGATTGAATAATATAAACTTGAAAATTCAAAAAGGTGAGTTTGTTGTAATGGTCGGGCTATCCGGTGCTGGAAAATCAACACTTCTTAGATCGGTAAATCGCCTTCATGAAATCACAGAAGGAGAAATCATTATTGAAGGGGAGTCTATTACTGCTGCAAAAGGAAAAGGATTACGACGCATGCGCCGAGATATTGGTATGATTTTTCAAAGCTTTAACCTTGTGAAGCGATCAACGGTACTGAAGAATGTATTAGCTGGGCGGGTTGGATATCATTCTACATTGCGTACAACGTTAGGTCTGTTTCCGAAAGAGGATGTGGAGCTTGCATTCCAGGCGCTGAATAGAGTGAATATCTCAGAAAAAGCATATGCACGAGCTGATGAATTATCAGGGGGACAACAGCAACGTGTATCAATTGCTAGAGCATTGGCACAAGAAGCGAAAATCATATTGGCAGATGAGCCTGTTGCTTCGTTAGATCCTCTGACAACAAAGCAAGTAATGGATGATTTGAAGAAAATTAATGAAGATTTTGGAATTACGACAATTGTAAACTTACATTCTATTGATTTAGCGAGGCAATATGCTACTCGTATTATTGGATTACATGCTGGTGAAATTGTTTTTGATGGATTAGTAGAAGAGGCAACGGATGAAAAATTCGCTGAAATTTATGGGGACGTAGCTCAGAAAAGCGCATTATTAGAGGTGGCAGCTAAATGA